The genomic window CAGCAGCGGCGTGTCGGCACCGTCGAACATGATGTTGCCGGGCGTGACGTCGCGATGCACCACGCCTTGCTGATGGGCGAATCCCAAGGCCTTGGCGATGCCGCAAAGCACGCGCACGACTTCTGCCTGGTCCACCCCCTTGCGCATGCGCTGGGCAAAATCGCCGCCGGGTAGAAACTGCATTGAGAAATAATGCAGATGGTCATTGGTGACGCCAACTTCGTACACCGCGACGATATGCGGGTGGGTCAGCGAGGCGATGGTCCGGGCTTCGCGCAGAAATCGCTTCGAGAAGCTGGCGTCAGCCGCCAGCGCCGGCGCCATCACCTTCAGGGCGACCCGACGCTCGAGCGAAGACTGGATCGCAAGATAGACCCGTGCCATCCCGCCGACCCCGAGCTCACGCTCGATCTCGTAGCCTGGTATCGAAATTGCCCCCACGCCGAGGTCATCGTCCGGTCAGATCAGAATTTGTCATTCTAGCCTGTCGGACCGGATAAATCGCGGTCGTTGCGGAACGCCGCACGCTACTGCGAAGTGCCCACAAGGACAGCTGCAATGCCATCATCTGACCCTCGCCCGAAATCTGAATTCGTCCATGAGTAGTGCAGTGGCACTCTTCAGCATGCTCTTCCTGGCCGCCGGCGTGCTCACCTGGCAGCTCCTGCGGGGTCTGCACGAGCGGGCGCTGCTGGTTGCCGCCCGCAGCTGCAGGGACGCGGGCCTGCAACTGCTGGACGCCACCGTGTCACTACAGCACCTGAGCTTGGCCCGTCATCGGCAGCGGCTGGGGTGGCAGGTCGATTATGGTTTCGACGTGAGTCTGGATGGCCAGCGTCGGCAGCACGGACGCATCCGCTTTCACCAGGGTGTGCTGCAATGGGTAGAAGTGCCCCGCGCAGACGGCGGACACGAACTGTGGATGGAAGACGAAGCCGAGCTCTGAGACGGGACCTCGAACCGGGGCGTGCGCGCGTCTACTTGACGATGCGCAGTGACGGCCGTGCTCGCTCCGGACGCGGCGGCTCGGATTCGTCGGAGTCATTGCCGAGGTCCTGCTCAGCACCGCTGTCGGGAACTGCCATCAAGGGCTCGGCCGCGGACTGCGCGGCTTCTGGGGCATCGGGCGAATCCTCTTCCGGAATGCTTTCTGCCGGAAACATCATGCCTTGCCCGTTTTCCTGGGCGTAGATCGCAAGGACCGCACCCACGGGCGCCACGATGCTCTGACTGACGCCTGAAAAGCGTGCATTGAAGCGCACCTCGTCGATGCCAAGTTCGAGGCGGTCAATGGCATGCGGAGCAATATTGAGCAGGACCTGCCCTTCCTTGATGGCCTGCCTAGGCACGCGCACCCCTGCGAATCCGGCGTCGACCAGCAGATAGGGCGTTCCTCGATTGTCCAGAATCCAT from Rhodanobacteraceae bacterium includes these protein-coding regions:
- a CDS encoding DUF3301 domain-containing protein, coding for MSSAVALFSMLFLAAGVLTWQLLRGLHERALLVAARSCRDAGLQLLDATVSLQHLSLARHRQRLGWQVDYGFDVSLDGQRRQHGRIRFHQGVLQWVEVPRADGGHELWMEDEAEL
- a CDS encoding ClpXP protease specificity-enhancing factor, with product MTSTRPYLIRAIYEWILDNRGTPYLLVDAGFAGVRVPRQAIKEGQVLLNIAPHAIDRLELGIDEVRFNARFSGVSQSIVAPVGAVLAIYAQENGQGMMFPAESIPEEDSPDAPEAAQSAAEPLMAVPDSGAEQDLGNDSDESEPPRPERARPSLRIVK